A DNA window from Pyrus communis chromosome 3, drPyrComm1.1, whole genome shotgun sequence contains the following coding sequences:
- the LOC137728433 gene encoding transcription factor JUNGBRUNNEN 1-like, with amino-acid sequence MANARSTKIELEEDRYIDMDSTYYSPSNKDDHQYTDDEDDVQLPGFRFHPTDEELVDFYLRRKIQKKPISLELIKSIDIYKHDPWDLPTAGDKEWYFFCKRGRKYKNSIRPNRVTGSGFWKATGIDKPIHSHGGEGHDCIGLKKTLVYYRGSAGKGSKTDWMMHEFRLPNPSSSNEYKNRSSNTKNMNTDPQQEAEIWTLCRIFKRNVSYKKYTPDWRYLSAAKRHPTDTANSKNFATNQQDHLDQSNTYISFGAPDICYEEKKPVVNHTNNTNNIINGNHQLHPHAVGQLSSNMQQPASTHPYMETFSNFSFQDLEDDLLNENWDELRSVVQQLAFDPTAFLV; translated from the exons ATGGCGAATGCGAGGTCTACCAAG ATCGAGCTTGAAGAGGATCGATATATCGATATGGATAGCACATATTATAGTCCTAGCAATAAGGATGATCACCAGTATactgatgatgaagatgatgtccAACTACCAGGATTTCGGTTTCACCCAACAGATGAAGAACTTGTAGACTTCTATCTTCGTCGGAAGATTCAGAAGAAACCGATAAGCTTAGAGCTCATCAAATCAATTGATATCTACAAGCATGATCCTTGGGATCTTCCAA CCGCAGGAGATAAGGAATGGTACTTCTTCTGCAAAAGAGGGAGAAAGTACAAGAACAGCATCAGACCCAACAGAGTAACAGGCTCTGGATTTTGGAAGGCAACTGGAATCGACAAGCCGATACATTCCCACGGAGGAGAAGGCCATGACTGCATTGGCCTAAAGAAAACATTGGTTTACTACCGTGGAAGTGCAGGCAAAGGCAGCAAAACCGATTGGATGATGCATGAGTTTCGCCTTCCTAATCCCTCCAGTTCGAATGAATACAAGAACCGAAGCTCTAACACTAAGAATATGAATACTGATCCTCAACAAGAAGCT GAAATATGGACACTGTGTCGGATATTCAAGAGAAACGTTTCATACAAAAAGTACACCCCGGATTGGAGATATCTATCTGCAGCTAAACGTCATCCAACGGACACCGCAAACTCCAAAAATTTTGCTACCAATCAACAAGATCATCTCGATCAATCTAACACTTACATCAGTTTCGGTGCTCCAGATATTTGCTACGAGGAGAAGAAGCCTGTTGTAAATCATACCAACAATACTAACAACATAATTAATGGAAATCACCAGTTGCATCCGCATGCAGTAGGCCAGTTGAGCTCCAACATGCAGCAGCCTGCTTCAACGCATCCGTACATGGAAACGTTCTCAAATTTTTCGTTTCAAGATCTTGAGGACGATcttttgaatgaaaattggGATGAGCTTAGATCAGTCGTACAACAGCTTGCTTTTGATCCGACGGCGTTTCTTGTGTAA